A section of the Humulus lupulus chromosome 2, drHumLupu1.1, whole genome shotgun sequence genome encodes:
- the LOC133816821 gene encoding uncharacterized protein LOC133816821: MRMCIDYRELNKVTIKNKYPLPRIDDLFDQLRGATVFSKIDLRSGYHQLKVKGEDIPKTAFRTRYGHYEFLVMSFGLTNAPAAFMDLMNRVFKDYLDKFVVVFIDDILIYSKDEVEHEEHLRMILTRLKEHQLYAKFKKCEFWLSQVAFLGHIISRDGVAVDPSKVEAVKDWPRPKNASEVRSFLGLAGYYRKFVDGFSKIATPLTNLTRKQQKFNWNDKCEESFQLLKDKLCSTPVLSVPTPNDKFANVVADALSRKSYGNLAALSGIEKPLQQEGSWNKYLPLIEFSYNNSYQSTIEMAPYELLYGRRCRSPLHWDEVGERQLLGPEAVRQAQEAVTLIRQRMLMRMCIDYRELNKVTIKNKYPLPRIDDLFDQLRGATVFSKIDLRSGYHQLKVKGEDIPKTAFRTRYGHYEFLVMSFGLTNAPAAFMDLMNRVFKDYLDKFVVVFIDDILIYSKDEVEHEEHLRMILTRLKEHQLYAKFKKCEFWLSQVAFLGHIISRDGVAVDPSKVEAVKDWPRPKNASEVRSFLGLAGYYRKFVDGFSKIATPLTNLTRKQQKFNWNDKCEESFQLLKDKLCSTPVLSVPTPNDKFANVVADALSRKSYGNLAALSGIEKPLQQEGSWNKYLPLIEFSYNNSYQSTIEMAPYELLYGRRCRSPLHWDEVGERQLLGPEAVRQAQEVVTLIRQRMLFYWSDSHYLQLLSNQQ, from the exons atgcgcatgtgcatagactaccgtgagctgaataaagtaacgattaagaacaaatacccgctacctcggattgatgatttgtttgatcaactccgaggcgcgactgtattctctaagatcgatttacggtccgggtatcatcagctcaaggtaaagggggaagatattcctaagacagcctttaggactcgttatggacattacgagttcttggttatgtcttttggtcttactaacgcgccagccgcgtttatggacttaatgaatagggtcttcaaggactacttggataaattcgtcgttgtgttcatcgacgacattttaatttactccaaggatgaagtggagcacgaggaacacttgaggatgattttgacgcgattgaaggagcaccaactctacgcgaagttcaagaaatgcgagttttggctctcacaagtggcgttcctcgggcacatcatatcgagagacggagttgcagtagatccatcgaaggtagaggccgtgaaggattggcctagaccaaagaacgcgtcggaagtaagaagcttcttagggctagcaggttactatagaaagtttgtagatggcttttctaagatagccactccactcaccaacctgacccggaagcaacaaaagtttaactggaatgataagtgtgaggaaagcttccagttgcttaaggataagctttgctcaacaccagtacttagtgtcccaacacccaacgacaagttc gcaaacgtagttgccgatgcacttagccgaaaaagttatgggaacttagcagccttatccggaatagaaaagccactacagcagga aggatcgtggaacaagtacttgccgctgatcgagttctcgtacaacaacagctaccagtcgacgatcgagatggcaccttatgagttgctatatggaagaaggtgtcgatcaccgttgcactgggacgaggtaggagaaaggcagcttctagggcccgaagctgttagacaagcacaagaagcagtaacgcttattagacagcgtatgctt atgcgcatgtgcatagactaccgtgagctgaataaagtaacgattaagaacaaatacccgctacctcggattgatgatttgtttgatcaactccgaggcgcgactgtattctctaagatcgatttacggtccgggtatcatcagctcaaggtaaagggggaagatattcctaagacagcctttaggactcgttatggacattacgagttcttggttatgtcttttggtcttactaacgcgccagccgcgtttatggacttaatgaatagggtcttcaaggactacttggataaattcgtcgttgtgttcatcgacgacattttaatttactccaaggatgaagtggagcacgaggaacacttgaggatgattttgacgcgattgaaggagcaccaactctacgcgaagttcaagaaatgcgagttttggctctcacaagtggcgttcctcgggcacatcatatcgagagacggagttgcagtagatccatcgaaggtagaggccgtgaaggattggcctagaccaaagaacgcgtcggaagtaagaagcttcttagggctagcaggttactatagaaagtttgtagatggcttttctaagatagccactccactcaccaacctgacccggaagcaacaaaagtttaactggaatgataagtgtgaggaaagcttccagttgcttaaggataagctttgctcaacaccagtacttagtgtcccaacacccaacgacaagttc gcaaacgtagttgccgatgcacttagccgaaaaagttatgggaacttagcagccttatccggaatagaaaagccactacagcagga aggatcgtggaacaagtacttgccgctgatcgagttctcgtacaacaacagctaccagtcgacgatcgagatggcaccttatgagttgctatatggaagaaggtgtcgatcaccgttgcactgggacgaggtaggagaaaggcagcttctagggcccgaagctgttagacaagcacaagaagtagtaacgcttattagacagcgtatgctt TTTTACTGGTCTGATTCCCATTATCTGCAATTGCTGTCAAATCAACAGTAA
- the LOC133813869 gene encoding plasmodesmata-located protein 2-like: MWPFLQVKSGDNPHASWGGFKVPDRLSGSGTILHTFGHNPQQLYTSFTGIFQCRGDLRNVDCYNCVSKLPSMAETLCGKTVAARFQLYGCYLLYKVYGFTQISSMEMLFKTCGSTNMARTGFEERRDTTFSVMENDVVPGHDFYTTNYQSVYVLAQCEGDVRDSDCSECVKNGSSISRQIYLHKCFISYSYYPNRVPRRSSSSSSSSSSLANTGKTVAIILGGAARVRFLVICMLFARNLMKKTFFV; this comes from the exons atgtggccttttctgcaggtgaaaagtggggacaacccccacgcgtcatgGGGTGGCTTCAAG GTCCCAGATCGTTTATCAGGCTCCGGGACCATTTTGCATACTTTCGGCCATAACCCACAACAGCTATAT aCCTCATTCACTGGTATCTTTCAATGCAGAGGAGATCTCAGGAATGTCGACTGTTACAACTGTGTGAGCAAGCTACCTTCCATGGCTGAAACTCTCTGTGGAAAGACTGTAGCTGCGAGATTCCAGCTCTATGGCTGCTATTTGCTCTATAAGGTCTATGGTTTTACTCAGATTTCAAGCATGGAGATGCTCTTCAAGACGTGTGGGAGTACCAACATGGCCAGGACTGGCTTTGAGGAGAGGAGGGACACAACTTTCTCTGTCATGGAAAACGATGTCGTTCCAGGACACGATTTCTACACCACCAACTACCAATCAGTATATGTTTTGGCTCAGTGTGAAGGGGATGTGAGGGACTCGGACTGCAGTGAGTGTGTTAAGAATGGGAGTTCCATATCAAGACAAATCTATCTCCATAAGTGCTTTATTAGTTATAGTTATTATCCAAATAGGGTTCCCAGAAGATCAtcctcatcatcatcttcttcatcttcatTAG CAAATACAGGAAAAACTGTGGCTATAATATTAGGAGGAGCAGCAAGAGTGAGATTTCTAGTCATTTGTATGTTGTTTGCAAGAAATTTGATGAAGAAGACCTTTTTTGTATAA